A window of Falsibacillus pallidus genomic DNA:
CCGCTCATCGTGTTTCCTTTATCTCGCTGCGCTTCAGTCCAACCTCGGCGCCTCTGAACAGCCGGATCCGCTTTTCATGATCCAGCTCCAGCGCCTAGCCCCTCGAGGTCATAAGCCGTACCTCTACGGAAATCAGGATTTCCTTCGAGTTCCGTCTTATGCGGGTCGGGGCAGACCAAGGCGCTTCCGCTTTTCATGATCCAGCTCCAGCAGCTAGAGGCTGGAAGACTTCGCTCAGCACACTTACGATAAGTCAACATCGATTCACTCCGTTCATCGTGTTTCCTTTATCTCGTGGTGCTGAACTCCAGTCTTTACGCCTCTAATCAAGCTGCTTCCGCTTTTCTCCCCCCGTATGGTATGATAGCTTTGTTAATGGAAGTGAATGAATTTTTAGTAGGTGAAAATGTTGATTTTTGTATTGGATGTAGGGAATACCAATATTGTGTTGGGTGTATATGACCAAGAAGAATTGAAATATCACTGGCGGGTGGAAACGAACCGCCATAAGACGGAAGATGAATATGGGATGGTCATCAAGACGCTGCTTGAGCATGTAGGTTTATCCTTTCAAGCATTCGACGGCATCATTATTTCTTCCGTGGTTCCGCCTATCATGTTCTCCCTCGAGAGAATGTGCCATAAATATTTTCAAATAAAGCCATTGATTGTAGGACCGGGAATAAAGACCGGTTTGAATATTAAATACGACAACCCTCGTGAAGTCGGTGCTGACCGCATCGTGAATGCAGTGGCCGGGATACATGAATATGGCAGCCCTCTTATCATTGTTGACTTCGGGACAGCCACAACCTATTGCTATATCAATGAAGATAAGCAGTACATGGGCGGCGCGATCGCTCCGGGGATCAGTATTTCAACAGAAGCACTGTATTCCAAGGCGGCGAAACTGCCAAGGATCGAGATTGCAAGGCCAGATGATATCATAGGGAAAAATACAGTTTCAGCCATGCAGTCAGGGATATTGTATGGATATGTAGGGCAAGTTGAAGGTATCGTCAACCGGATGAAAGCCCAAAGCAGCAAAGAGCCGACCGTCATTGCGACAGGTGGACTTGCTACTTTAATCGACAAAGAATCGAAAGTCATTGATGTCGTTGATCCATTCCTGACATTGAAAGGATTACGATTGATTTATAAACGCAACAAAGAATAAAACTAATAAGAAGGTGACTGAAGTGAGTGATTATTTAGTTAGAGCTTTAGCCTATAATGGACAAGTCCGTGCGTTCGGAGTACGTTCAACAGAATTAGTAGGGGAAGCGCAGAGACGCCATCAAACCTGGCCGACTGCATCTGCAGCGCTGGGCCGTGCTATGACTGCCGGCGTCATGATGGGCTCCATGCTCAAAGGTGAAGATAAATTGACTGTTAAAATCGAGGGCGGCGGTCCGATCGGTGCTATTCTCGTGGACAGCGATGCTAAAGGGAACGTACGCGGATATGTCAGCAACCCTCAAGTTCATTTCGATTTGAATGAACACGGTAAGTTGGATGTACGCCGTGCAGTGGGGACGGAAGGATTCATGACAGTCGTTAAAGATCTAGGGCTGAAAGACTTCTTCACTGGTCAGGTCCCGATTGTATCCGGGGAATTGGGAGAAGATTTCACGTATTATTTCGTTTCTTCTGAACAGATTCCTTCTTCAGTGGGAGTAGGAGTCCTTGTCAATCCGGACAATACCATTCTTGCTTCAGGCGGTTTCATTATTCAATTGATGCCGGGTGCTGAAGATGAGACGATTGATGAAATCGAAAATCGTTTGAAAACAATCGATCCCATTTCTAAACTCATTCAAAGAGGATTGACTCCTGAAGAAATCCTGGAAGAATTATTAGGCAAAGGAAATGTGAAGTTCCTTGATACGGTGCCGGTTCAATTTAAATGCCGCTGCTCCAAAGAGCGATTTGCTGATGCCATCGTCAGCCTGGGCAAAGAGGAAATTGAAGATATGATTCAAACAGATGGACAAGGTGAAGCTCAATGCCACTTCTGTAATGAAATCTATCATTTTTCCAAAGAGGAATTGGAAGCTCTACTAGAAGCAGCTAAGTAAACGATAAGGGGCGAAAGTTTTGGGTAAAAAACAGCTATGGTTTGCCATTGGGTTCCTCCTCATTACAAACATTGCCACACTTGTCTTTTTTATAGCCAAACAACATTCTTCTGTACCAGCCG
This region includes:
- the hslO gene encoding Hsp33 family molecular chaperone HslO yields the protein MSDYLVRALAYNGQVRAFGVRSTELVGEAQRRHQTWPTASAALGRAMTAGVMMGSMLKGEDKLTVKIEGGGPIGAILVDSDAKGNVRGYVSNPQVHFDLNEHGKLDVRRAVGTEGFMTVVKDLGLKDFFTGQVPIVSGELGEDFTYYFVSSEQIPSSVGVGVLVNPDNTILASGGFIIQLMPGAEDETIDEIENRLKTIDPISKLIQRGLTPEEILEELLGKGNVKFLDTVPVQFKCRCSKERFADAIVSLGKEEIEDMIQTDGQGEAQCHFCNEIYHFSKEELEALLEAAK
- a CDS encoding type III pantothenate kinase, encoding MIFVLDVGNTNIVLGVYDQEELKYHWRVETNRHKTEDEYGMVIKTLLEHVGLSFQAFDGIIISSVVPPIMFSLERMCHKYFQIKPLIVGPGIKTGLNIKYDNPREVGADRIVNAVAGIHEYGSPLIIVDFGTATTYCYINEDKQYMGGAIAPGISISTEALYSKAAKLPRIEIARPDDIIGKNTVSAMQSGILYGYVGQVEGIVNRMKAQSSKEPTVIATGGLATLIDKESKVIDVVDPFLTLKGLRLIYKRNKE